Genomic window (Alteromonas pelagimontana):
ATTAAAGAGCATATTTACTCGCGCCGCTGAGAAAGAAGATATTCTTATTAGCAGTGGTGGCGTGTCGGTGGGCGATGCCGATTTTGTAAAGGCAATAGTGGGCGAATTAGGCAGCATCGATTTTTGGAAAATTGCCATTAAACCCGGTAAACCTTTTGCTTTTGGAACACTGGGGCGTTGTCTTTTTTGTGGCGTGCCCGGTAATCCTGTGTCGGCGTTTGTGACCACGCAGAAGTTAGTAATGCCGCTTATTCGAAAGCTGCAGGGTGAACAGTTACCAAATACAAGCAGTCAGCTTACATTACACGCCATACTTCAAAAAGAGGTTGTCAGACGCCCCGGCAGAGAAGACTTTCAGCGTGCAACCATGTTCACTGATAATAATAATCAGCTATGTGTAAAGCCTCTGCCTAAGCAAAGCTCAGGTGTAATGACATCGATGACGCAAGCCAATTGCTTTTTGGTGATCCCTGCCCAACAAGGTAACCTCGCAGTTGGAGACACCGTAATAATCCAACCCTTCTCTGTAACCGGTAACTGGACACCACCTTAACATGATCATTATTTCCCGCCGTTCTGCCCTTGAAAGCAAACGGTTAGTTTCACTTACCTGGCCGTTATTGGTTGCGCAGCTAACGCAGATGTTGATGGGCGTGGTAGATACTGTTATGGCTGGACACTACGATGCCGTAGATATGGCCGCCGTAGCCTTGGGATTTAGCATAACGGTACCGCTGTTATGTTTTATTCAAGGTATCGCTTTAGCATTGCCGCCTATCATTTCCCGTTTTCACGGTAAAGGCGCGACCAGCGATATTGCTCGCGCCTCCCAGCAAGCGGGCTACTTACTGGTGATTGTCAGCCTGATAATAATGTGTATTTATCCGTTTACCGAGTCGCTGGTAACACTCTTTCCGATGGAAGATGCATTAGCAGTAATCACCGTAGACTATGTACATTTTGTGCTTCTTTCTATGCCAGGTTTTGCGCTCTATCAGTGGTTACGAAACTTCTGCGAAGGGCTGGGTAATACTAAGCCCACCATGGTGATTACCGTCATTGGCCTGGCCTTTAATGTGCTGGGAAACTACCTGTTTATTTACGGTGCCGGGCCTATTCCCGCATTTGGTGGCGCAGGCTGCGGCATTGCCACCACCATTGTCATTTATGCAATGATGATAGCGACTGCTGTTTATGTAAGGTTTTCTTCTCGCCTGAAACAATACGCGCTGTTTGCCCAGGTATTTTCGCCCTCAGCGGGAATGATGGCGCGCATCTTTAAACTCGGCCTGCCTGTCGCCATGACGCTGCTATTTGAAGTCACCTTATTTGCCGTTGTTGCTTTGTTGTTAGCGCCTTTTGGTGCCACTACTGTCGCTGCGCATCAGGTTGCTCTAAACTTTTCTGCACTTATGTTCATGTTTCCCATGAGCTTAGGAATGGCAGTTTCGATTCGCGTTGGCTATCGCATTGGGCAAAATCGCTATCGACAGGCCAGAGTGGCAGTAAAAAGTGCACTAACAATCGGATTGCTAGTAGCAATATTGACCGCGTCATTTACTGTCTTGGCTAAAAGTTTCATTATTGGTTTATATACTACCGATGATGAGGTTTTTGAATTAGCGAACTCGTTGCTGATATTTGCCGCTCTGTTTCAATTTTCTGATGCCATACAAGTTATTTCCGCCAACGCACTTCGCGGCTATAAAGATACCACGGCAATGTTTTTAATTACCTTTTGTGCGTACTGGCTAATTGGACTTCCTACAGGGATAATATTAGGACGTACCGACTGGCTGACCGACGCGCCTTTGTCCGCAGCCGGATTCTGGATTGGGTTTATTGTAGGATTAAGCAGCGCTGCGGTGATGTTGGGATCACGAGTATGGGTAATTCAAAGGCGCTATGCCCGGCATTCGAACCTGGCGCAATAATGAAAGAGTATACCCTTTTGCAAAAAGCAGAATGTAGAAACCAGATCTTCAACCCGCAATGGAGCATGAATCAGTGATTGAAATTGTGCCAGTGTTGATTTACTTCTTCGCAGTTATCGATCCCATTGGCACCATTCCAGTATTCGTGGCGTGTACTCAACGCCACTCTGCTGCAGAAAGACGTAAAATAGCGCTAATGGCATTTCTTACTTCCACCAGTATTCTGCTGTTTTTTATCATTGCTGGCGAGTTCATCTTGACCGTTATGAAAATTCCGTTACCCGCATTTCAAATTTCAGGTGGAATCGTGCTTTTCCTGTTCGCGTTAACTATGATTTTTGGCGAAGGAAAGCCAGGAAAAGAAATAAGAATGATGAAGTCGCCGCGTGAAATAGCCGTTTTCCCCATCGCGGTTCCTTCTATTGCAAGCCCCGGCGCTATGCTCGCCGCTGTTTTACTCACCGAAAATAAGGTCTACACACTTTGGGAACAAGCTCAAACAGCAATGGTGATGGTGGGCGTATTGTTTTTAACCCTTCTTCTTATGATTATGGCCAATGTCATCATTCGAGTAATTGGTGAAGCCGGAGCCAGTATTATCAGCCGGGTAATGGGCCTTATTCTGGCTTCACTGGCAACAGCCAATACGCTTGCCGGAATTAAGGTCTATTTTGCTATTTAACAGAAAAACCGATTACTGAGTTTTGTTGCTCACTTCTCGTGAATCGTCTGAAGCCGAATTTCTCTCCCATAAATTGCCGATGAGCGGATCGTCTTCGTCTTTTCCTTCCCATTCATAATGCTTGGGCGTGGGTTTTGGATCCCGCTTCCAAAACAGCAGGGCACAGACGGTACCGCCTAAAGCACCGAAAAAATGCGCCTCATAGGAAATTTCAGGATCGCGGGGAAAAATAGTCATTACCATCCCGCCATACATAAAAAACGCGATCATCATAAGCCCGACGGAACGCGCGTCGCGCCGCATAACAGATACAACAAATAAATAAAAAAACAAACCGTGAGCCACACCACTTGCGCCCAGATGGGTGGCATCGCGACCAAACAACCACACGCCAATTCCAGAAATCAACCAGGAAAATCCTAGTGCTTTGAAACGAGTCTGCGGGTATCCGTATAACAGCGCGGTACCCAAAATTAAAAGCGGCAAGGTATTATTGAACAAATGTTCATAAGAGCTATGTACTAAAGGCGCCGTAAGTATGCCCGGCAGCCGCGACCATTCAAGCGGCACTATGCCCAGCATGCCTAACGGTAAGTGGAACAAGATACCCGCCGACTGGATAACCCAAAGCGCTGCAACAGCGCTCACACTGGCCATTATGGCGCTATAGAGGGAATAATGAAGATTCTTTGTTTTCATTTACTGTACGTGTGGGCGAACGTAAAAAAAACAATTTAGTGATGAAAATTGATCGAATCCCAATCTCTTGTACGGTCGATATCACAGGCAGCTTCAGGATGTTCAACACCCTTACAGAAACTAGCGTTTTCCGGATTATTAAGCAGCTTACCTGCGCCTTTATCTCCCGATAACATCATAAGTTGCGGCAAATACTCTACAGGAAAAATTGCCGGCGCCGACAACCTGCCTCCCCACCGACTGGCAATAATACGCTGTGGATGCTCTTGCGCGGCTATTGTCAAGTGCTGTAACGATGCGGTGGTCACCTTTGGTAAATCACTTAAACCTATTAGCACATGAGAGAAATGGCTACCCTCACGTTGCAGATACTGAATACCATTACGAATGCTACTGGCAATGCCTTCTTGCCAGCCAGGATTATAAACAAGGTGGCAGATGTCATAGTGCGAAAAATCTGCACTGATCTGTTGATGATAAGCGCCTGATACCAGCACAATAGGCGTCTCACATAGAGGAGCATATTGCTTTACCGTATATTGCAGTAATGGTTCGCCCCCAGGATGGTTGGAGAACAATTTGTTACCGTTATATCGTCGGCTACTTCCACCGGCGAGTAAAATTATCCTTAAGCGAATCGACATGAATTTTGCGAATGCGTCTGTTGCTCATAGAGGGTCGCGTGAGCCTGCGACAGAATGGAAAGTGCAATGGATTCCGGCAATTCTCCACCTATTGGAAATCCCGCTGGCGCACAAATTGGAACAGGTAAAGCAGAGGCTTGTAACTTAGCTGATTTCAGTACCCTTTTATATCGATGAACTGGTCCAAGCAACGCCAAATATTGTAATGCCGCATTCGGATGACGTGCAATTAACGCTACAGCTTTGGCATCTAAGTCAACTTGATGATGCATCAGCACTATAGCATTTGCCTGTTGATACCATTGATTACAAGCCAAGTCTTCAATTTCACTCTCGCCGGTATAAGTGGCTGATAGGAAATCCTGCGAGCGCGCGTACCTTGCTCTCGGATCGTTTACCGCCACCCGCCAGCCAATTCTGGCCGCTATATCACACAGAGGTATGGCATCAATACCACCTCCTAATATCAGCAGCGTACTGGGTGGCGTCAGCCGATGTACAAACCAGTCTTCTTTTTGCTCGGGTCGGGTAATTAAAGAAGCTGCCGGGCCCGGACGTAAGCTTTGGGCATAGTCCACCGGTTGATTAGCCTGCATCCGCTCTAATACTTCAGGTAGATGCAAATAGTTATTTTCGGCATTCACCGGTTGCAGTAGCAACGTCACCTCTCCGCCGCAACCTATGCCTAAACGCCAGGCAATATCGCCTTCTTCCTGCATATCGTAAGTAACTTGCTTACTGTGCCCTTTTAACCAACACTTTCTGGCGTGGTGAAAAATATCGCTTTCTAAACAACCACCGCTAACCATCCCCATTTGCTTACCAGTGTCATTAAACAACATCATGGCTCCCGCTTTGCGGTAGGACGACCCCCGGGTTCCGATTACTGTAACAAGAATCCACTTGTAGTCGTCCTTTTGCGAAATCCAATCGCGCAAAATGTGGTAAAGATGGTGCTTCATGATCTCATGCCTTTTAAGCTAGCTATAAATATGATCGCCCTAGCGCTTGCACCGTTCAGGATGACGTCAAGCGTTCAACATTCATGGTCGTTATACGATTCAGAACGGGTAAAGGTCACAAAGCAGCAGGACAAGCTCATGTCGATGCTCGTCCTGATGCCATTATTATATAAAACCAGGTATTTTTAAAATAACCATATCATATAGCGAAAAAGCACTTTGCATTTTTGCAAATGCCACCAATGATATAGGGGTAAAGATGGATACCACAATTATAGTTATGGTGTAATGACTCCATAACGACGAAAACTTTCACTAAAATATAGGTATTCCAAACCAGGTAAGGAACGACAATGCAAGTATTTGACGACAATTCACTTTCTATCGGCCGTACGCCGTTAGTTAAACTTAATCGGGTCACAGGCGGTAACGTGTATGCCAAAATGGAATCGCGGAACCCGAGTTTCAGCGTAAAGTGCCGTATCGGCGCAAACATGATATGGGATGCAGAAAAGCGCGGTGTACTAAAGCCTGGTAAAGAGCTTGTTGAACCTACCAGCGGAAATACCGGAATAGCGCTGGCTTTCGTTGCCGCATCACGAGGTTACAAGCTAACGCTAACCATGCCAAGTAGCATGAGTTTGGAGCGCAGAAAGCTGCTTAAAGCACTGGGTGCAAATTTAATATTGACAGAAGCCCCTAAGGGAATGAAAGGCGCAGTAGCCGCGGCCCAGGAAATCGTCGCTTCTGATCCTGACAAATACGTATTACTCCAACAGTTTGATAACCCTGCCAATCCCGCTATACACGAAAAAACAACCGGGCCTGAAATCTGGGATGACACCGATGGTAAAGTTGATGCTTTTGTCGCAGGCGTAGGTACCGGCGGCACCATTACCGGGGTAAGTCGGTATATCAAAAATACTAAAGGCAAAGCTATTGTCTCTATCGCTGTCGAGCCCACCGATTCACCGGTCATTACTCAAGCAAAAAAAGGCGAAGAACTAACGCCTGGCCCGCATAAAATACAAGGTATCGGCGCGGGTTTCATTCCAGGTAATCTGGATTTAGACATTGTTGACGAAGTGGCGCAAGTCACTAACGAAGAATGTATGGAAATGACGCATCGTCTAATGGTGGAAGAAGGCATACTGGCAGGCATATCATCTGGTGCCGCGGTAGTCGCAGCCAAACGCTTTGCAGAACGTCCGGAAAACAAAGATAAAATTGTAGTTGTACTGTTAGCGAGTGCCACCGAACGCTACTTAAGCAGCCCGTTATTTGCTGGCGCTTTCGGCGAACAGGAAGAACAACAATAATCATTTAATGTAATTCATATTGAAGCGAGGTTTATACCTCGCTTTTTAATACCTGTTTTGCTAGTTTGTGGTAAAGAAATTCGCATCAGATAGTTTCAAACTATCTGCATCTGGCGGCCAGCTAATTTCATGTTGTCGAGGATAGTACGACACAATCAAGCAGGTTTTATTATGGATTACATAGACGATGTTTAGTCTCTCTTTCAAACGTACAGTGTTTGTTATCTTGAGTATGATGATGCTCAGCGCCTGTGGTGAGAAAGAAGAAGGGCTTGGCCGCTATGGCATGTTGCATGAAAATACGCCTGAATATACCTCTGTTAAGTTTATGCAGAGCATATATCTAGAACCGGATATCAGTCAGGCTGTTGCCTTAAGTACGAACCGGCTGGCTCGCATTTTAAGAAGTTATCATACGAACAGCAATGTACAGCGGCATGTGATGAACCTGAAATTTGATAGCGTAGTGATTACCCCGGAGGGTGGCGGTAAGGTAGGTCGTTCTCAGTTTTCCGATAAGGCTACAGTTACCTTGTTTTTTAGCGGAGAAGTGAATGATGAGCGTCGTGAAGATCTGCGCCGGGTAGAGCTAATAAAAGAAAATGGTACATGGAAAGTTAGTCGTATTCATCCTGATCATTTTATGTAATATCAACCTACATCAAAGATGATCCGCTCAGAACGCACCCTACGGTTGATGGACAAGGTGCCGCCACGAAGCGAACCCGACGTTCGCTCTCGCCATAAAACAGAGAGAGTAAAGAATCCACCTTCTAAAGAAGGTGGCTTTGTGTGAACCCCCTAAAAGGGGGCCTTCTATTCTAGGGCGAGCTGAGCTTGCTCTTGTCTTTCAACCTTCTCCTGGTGACGTACATAACGTCTAATGATTTCTTCGTTCACTCCCACTGAATCAACAAAGTAACCTCGTTGCCAGAAGTGGTTTCCCCACATTTTGTTCTTTCTCAAATATGGGTACTTATTGAATAGTTTCAAAGCTATCTTGCCTTTTAAAGCACCCATCAGGTTCGATATCGACAGCTTTGGAGGAATTTTTACTACTAGGTGAACATGGTCTATCTGCACGTTCAACTCCATCACTATACAGTCGAGTTGCTGACAGTAGACGTGAATACACCTGTAAACATCTTTGCCTAATTTATTCGATAATATCCTGAGACGGTATTTCGGAGTCCAGACTATGTGATATTGACATCGCCAAAACACGTGCGATGCTTGCTCGTATCTACTCATGTTAATTTCCTTTTTGACTTCGCTAAAAATCAAAGGGAGATTTAACATGGGTAGGTATACGGGCAAAGCCCTAACATGAATGATAACCACCTACTGAAGTAGGTGGTTTAGGGCTGAAAACAAAAGGCCGTGTCTTCCGAACACGGCTTTTATATGACATTCTCTGGAAGACTGCTTCTTTACGTCAATTGCCGACTGCCCTTCCTTCGCGACGAGGATCTGCGCCCCCCACCAGCTTTCCATCAACAATTTGAATTCCATGCAACCCGCTATTTAAGTCGATGACATTCACCGGATGCCCCATGGCTTCCAAGGGACCGCGCAAATTAGTAATCGGCGTGCCCTTCTCCAGCGCAGTATAATCATTCCGGTTGGTAACTTTTGGTAAGTTAATCGCCTGTTGGATGTCAAGATCAAAATCTATTACACCAATTAAAGTCTGCGCCACATAATCGATAATTCTGCTACCTCCTGGTGAGCCCACCACGATTTCAAGCTCGCCTTCACTATCAAATACCATAGTCGGACTCATGGCGCTGCGGGGACGCTTTTTTGGCTCCACACGGTTAACAACAGGACGGTTATTTTTTAAAGGGTTAAAAGAAAAGTCTGTCAACTGATTGTTCAATAAAAACCCTTCTACCATTAATCCTGAACCGAACATAAATTCAATACTGGTAGTCATGGACACGGCGTTGCCTTCTTTATCTACAATAGAAACATGACTGGTGTTAGGTTGTTCAAAGGAGGCGCCGCTTGATATGTTAGCGTCTGAATACGGGTTACCAGGACGTGCCCTACTCCACTTTTTCGTTTTATCTATCAATGCTGCTCTCTGGTGCAGATATGAGGCGTTAATGAGTGCAGCAAAGGG
Coding sequences:
- a CDS encoding MATE family efflux transporter, which codes for MISRRSALESKRLVSLTWPLLVAQLTQMLMGVVDTVMAGHYDAVDMAAVALGFSITVPLLCFIQGIALALPPIISRFHGKGATSDIARASQQAGYLLVIVSLIIMCIYPFTESLVTLFPMEDALAVITVDYVHFVLLSMPGFALYQWLRNFCEGLGNTKPTMVITVIGLAFNVLGNYLFIYGAGPIPAFGGAGCGIATTIVIYAMMIATAVYVRFSSRLKQYALFAQVFSPSAGMMARIFKLGLPVAMTLLFEVTLFAVVALLLAPFGATTVAAHQVALNFSALMFMFPMSLGMAVSIRVGYRIGQNRYRQARVAVKSALTIGLLVAILTASFTVLAKSFIIGLYTTDDEVFELANSLLIFAALFQFSDAIQVISANALRGYKDTTAMFLITFCAYWLIGLPTGIILGRTDWLTDAPLSAAGFWIGFIVGLSSAAVMLGSRVWVIQRRYARHSNLAQ
- a CDS encoding MarC family protein; this translates as MIEIVPVLIYFFAVIDPIGTIPVFVACTQRHSAAERRKIALMAFLTSTSILLFFIIAGEFILTVMKIPLPAFQISGGIVLFLFALTMIFGEGKPGKEIRMMKSPREIAVFPIAVPSIASPGAMLAAVLLTENKVYTLWEQAQTAMVMVGVLFLTLLLMIMANVIIRVIGEAGASIISRVMGLILASLATANTLAGIKVYFAI
- a CDS encoding rhomboid family intramembrane serine protease codes for the protein MKTKNLHYSLYSAIMASVSAVAALWVIQSAGILFHLPLGMLGIVPLEWSRLPGILTAPLVHSSYEHLFNNTLPLLILGTALLYGYPQTRFKALGFSWLISGIGVWLFGRDATHLGASGVAHGLFFYLFVVSVMRRDARSVGLMMIAFFMYGGMVMTIFPRDPEISYEAHFFGALGGTVCALLFWKRDPKPTPKHYEWEGKDEDDPLIGNLWERNSASDDSREVSNKTQ
- a CDS encoding nucleotidyltransferase family protein, encoding MSIRLRIILLAGGSSRRYNGNKLFSNHPGGEPLLQYTVKQYAPLCETPIVLVSGAYHQQISADFSHYDICHLVYNPGWQEGIASSIRNGIQYLQREGSHFSHVLIGLSDLPKVTTASLQHLTIAAQEHPQRIIASRWGGRLSAPAIFPVEYLPQLMMLSGDKGAGKLLNNPENASFCKGVEHPEAACDIDRTRDWDSINFHH
- a CDS encoding XdhC family protein, translated to MKHHLYHILRDWISQKDDYKWILVTVIGTRGSSYRKAGAMMLFNDTGKQMGMVSGGCLESDIFHHARKCWLKGHSKQVTYDMQEEGDIAWRLGIGCGGEVTLLLQPVNAENNYLHLPEVLERMQANQPVDYAQSLRPGPAASLITRPEQKEDWFVHRLTPPSTLLILGGGIDAIPLCDIAARIGWRVAVNDPRARYARSQDFLSATYTGESEIEDLACNQWYQQANAIVLMHHQVDLDAKAVALIARHPNAALQYLALLGPVHRYKRVLKSAKLQASALPVPICAPAGFPIGGELPESIALSILSQAHATLYEQQTHSQNSCRFA
- the cysK gene encoding cysteine synthase A yields the protein MQVFDDNSLSIGRTPLVKLNRVTGGNVYAKMESRNPSFSVKCRIGANMIWDAEKRGVLKPGKELVEPTSGNTGIALAFVAASRGYKLTLTMPSSMSLERRKLLKALGANLILTEAPKGMKGAVAAAQEIVASDPDKYVLLQQFDNPANPAIHEKTTGPEIWDDTDGKVDAFVAGVGTGGTITGVSRYIKNTKGKAIVSIAVEPTDSPVITQAKKGEELTPGPHKIQGIGAGFIPGNLDLDIVDEVAQVTNEECMEMTHRLMVEEGILAGISSGAAVVAAKRFAERPENKDKIVVVLLASATERYLSSPLFAGAFGEQEEQQ
- a CDS encoding nuclear transport factor 2 family protein, with protein sequence MFSLSFKRTVFVILSMMMLSACGEKEEGLGRYGMLHENTPEYTSVKFMQSIYLEPDISQAVALSTNRLARILRSYHTNSNVQRHVMNLKFDSVVITPEGGGKVGRSQFSDKATVTLFFSGEVNDERREDLRRVELIKENGTWKVSRIHPDHFM
- the tnpA gene encoding IS200/IS605 family transposase, producing the protein MSRYEQASHVFWRCQYHIVWTPKYRLRILSNKLGKDVYRCIHVYCQQLDCIVMELNVQIDHVHLVVKIPPKLSISNLMGALKGKIALKLFNKYPYLRKNKMWGNHFWQRGYFVDSVGVNEEIIRRYVRHQEKVERQEQAQLALE